One stretch of Halalkalicoccus tibetensis DNA includes these proteins:
- a CDS encoding DUF4177 domain-containing protein, whose translation MSGEADYEYKVVNAPTSLLWFRIKRDATERLLNDLAADGWKLDEVVVNWWGGAELFLRRSR comes from the coding sequence ATGAGCGGCGAAGCTGACTACGAGTACAAGGTCGTCAACGCTCCGACCAGCCTTCTGTGGTTCCGAATCAAGCGCGATGCGACCGAACGATTGTTGAACGACCTCGCGGCGGACGGATGGAAACTTGACGAGGTCGTCGTCAACTGGTGGGGCGGTGCCGAACTGTTCCTCCGACGTTCCCGCTGA